From a region of the Besnoitia besnoiti strain Bb-Ger1 chromosome I, whole genome shotgun sequence genome:
- a CDS encoding hypothetical protein (encoded by transcript BESB_005390): MEAVKEALTIPRLTLLASADCLVHTGRCHLTDLVRNCTNKYEFSIQFVERNPTADIFLYRVTLSSPTPQKPVPEAEAHVHFQLRGWFLKSLHASQVTGRSLDDVNAAVGNSPLIAEKPDGQPPILFWFENQDLKHTPEQTLVPGKFERWIDRIVRDKLQLRRQHTQRTAFEVSRMTASGAAIEALLQAQKEACVSAAHEAEFAAGANAQREALSAAATEAARRAETEARAGQEGILTPRMLFETPQEELPLSHVLQKVFDAADEAKEGKLPQRTVADLLLASPLGLQRWDLLLLLASAAHEDRQGYIHYRDFVEQAPSIIRTLRDRRKASGGLNPCRVTDEAIQLCYKDEMEDTWRILREVFEGAESSAAATGKLSRGLFLDCLQSRADRLSSREVTLLMQMAPTDENGSVSFYAFPSMLRILRRESINHAVLEVNRAALGEEILSALNKIGCDEHSFLPLWILREVLGGTQLCLSRMQIHALLCMLTFDRLGLVHCAHLLEVVCVVAPQLFDCRLFMERAELIAKEAADAAARAEMEELQGLTGKSRRKQSVKEPGMHRGDGIEDSEQGELPDKETVEKTLIHLFTVIDDKRRGVIPVQTFLSAMRYWAAGAGANPQGAALRSSPAQLLQPAGLLESESLREAFVGLLSSAGSSSAGRPASAASAGGAAGAGSSGPSPSPGGLGSPSSGAVEPHGGSHAGAAAAAAERRYADVVASCRLSVQEVTGILAEAEVDEQQQEVAYHEHIRTWIPIVFEMRKSPVFNQLIHSQLEPLGAEDGGPAPLAATADALEVDPERPADLEG; this comes from the exons ATGGAGGCTGTAAAAGAGGCACTGACCATTCCTCGGCTAACTTTGCTTGCTTCTGCGGATTGCTTAGTCCACACCGGACGGTGCCATCTCACAGATCTTGTGAGAAACTGTACCAACAA GTACGAATTTTCCATCCAATTTGTTGAGCGCAATCCAACCGCCGACATTTTCCT CTACAGAGTGACCCTGAGCAGCCCAACGCCACAAAAGCCGGTACCGGAGGCTGAAGCTCACGTGCATTTTCAATTGAGAGGTTGGTTTCTGAAAAGTCTGCATGCGAGCCAAGTGACCGGCAGATCCCTCGATGACGTCAACGCAGCAGTTGGGAACTCGCCGCTCATTGCAGAAAAGCCCGACGGCCAGCCCCCAATTCTCTTCTGGTTTGAGAATCAAGACCTGAAACACACGCCAGAGCAAACGCTGGTACCTGGAAAATTCGAGCGATGGATCGACCG GATTGTGCGCGACAAGCTTCAGCTGCGACGGCAGCACACGCAGAGGACAGC ATTCGAGGTCAGCCGGATGAcagcctctggcgccgccatcgaggcgctgctgcaggcgcagaaggaggcATGCGTGTCTGCCGCGCACGAAGCAGAGTtcgcggcgggggcgaacgcgcagagagaggcgctgaGTGCAGCAGCTActgaggctgcgcgccgcgcagaaacagaggcgcgcgcaggccaggAAGGCATCCTTACGCCGCGCATGCTCTTCGAAACACCCCAGGAGGAACTGCCGCTCTCCCACGTCCTGCAGAAAGTCTTTGACGCTGCGGATGAGGCCAAAGAAG GGAAATTGCCGCAAAGGACAGTTGCAGATCTTCTCCTTGCGTCCCCCCTTGGACTCCAGCGCTGGGacttgctgctgcttctcgcaTCAGCCGCGCACGAAGACCGCCAAGGCTACATTCACTATCGCGACTTCGTAGAG CAAGCGCCAAGCATTATTCGGACCCTGCGAGACCGACGCAAGGCTTCAGGGGG CCTGAACCCGTGTCGCGTCACAGATGAGGCAATTCAGCTCTGCTACAAAGACGAGATGGAAGACACCTGGAG AATTCTGAGGGAGGTCTTTGAGGGCGCTGAGTCCTCAGCAGCGGCTACAG GGAAGCTCTCCCGGGGGCTCTTTCTCGATTGCTTGCAGAGTCGCGCAGACAG GCTCTCGTCGAGAGAAGTGACGCTGCTGATGCAGATGGCGCCGACGGATGAGAACGGATCAGTCAGCTTCTACGCCTTTCCAAGCATGCTGAGAATTCTGCG ACGCGAGAGCATCAATCACGCAGTGCTGGAGGTCAACAGggccgcgctcggcgaagaAATCCTCTCGGCTCTCAACAAG ATAGGCTGCGACGAACAttcttttcttccgctcTGGATACTGCGGGAAGTCCTCGGCGGCACCCAGCTCTGTCTATCGAGAATGCAAATCCAC GCTCTGCTCTGCATGCTGACGTTTGACCGCCTGGGTCTCGTTCACTGCGCCCACCTGCTGGAG GTCGTTTGCGTGGTGGCGCCTCAGTTGTTCGATTGCAGGCTATTCATGGAACGAG CGGAGCTCAttgcgaaggaggcggcggatgcagcggcgcgtgcagagaTGGAGGAACTCCAGGGCCTCACCGGCAAGtcgcggcggaagcagagCGTGAAGGAGCCCGGCATGCACAGGGGCGACGGAATCGAAGACAGCGAACAG GGCGAGTTGCCAGACAAGGAAACTGTCGAGAAGACGCTCATTCACCTGTTCACTGTCATCGACGACAAGCGCAGAG GAGTTATTCCCGTGCAGACTTTCCTCTCCGCCATGCGCTACTGGGCCGCTGGTGCAGGCGCGAAtccgcagggcgcggccTTGCGCAGCTCTccagcgcagctgctgcagcctgcAG GCCTGCTGGAGAGTGAGAGCTTGCGCGAGGCCTTTGTCGGgctgctttcttctgcaggcaGCTCCTCTGCTGGGCGCCcagcgtctgccgcgtcagctggaggagctgccggcgctgggTCTTCGGGGCCTTCACCCAGTCCCGGGGGCCTGGGGTCCCCCTCGTCGGGCGCCGTGGAGCCCCACGGCGGGAGCCATGCCggggccgccgctgcggcggccgagcgGCGGTACGCGGACGTGGTGGCAAGTTGTAGACTCTCTGTGCAGGAGGTCACCGGCATTCTAGCGGAAGCTGAAGTCGACGAACAGCAGCAGGAAGTCGCTTACCACGAGCACATAAGAACGTGGATTCCAATCGTTTTCGAGATGCG GAAGTCGCCTGTGTTCAATCAGCTCATTCACAGCCAGCTGGAGCCCCTGGGCGCTGAGGACGGCGGCCCCGCGCCGCTAGCCGCTACG GCGGATGCGCTGGAGGTCGACCCAGAGAGACCGGCAGATCTCGAAGGCTAA
- a CDS encoding hypothetical protein (encoded by transcript BESB_005400) yields the protein MTSRGSSGVSRRPGRRSFPFFLRNDQKKWNGRPLASSAWGSRAAEPGNAQSDRKTDPPTRGHQSTLLEFFNRGSQRAPSAAGLMRSSSEPGERTEPEPRSNSGVGEALRVRRSEAYACQATECCVVSRHSDGDAFCANFAVSTHTTPQGPPEVILLSSDDDEAIIPVAVDAPCQPSTQTSSFAVDLSWHANEGSSHPSRAANVREGPRDPRHTTDRGKRVTRPPGDHSPAPVCNEGISLSMLARPSRSRCTSMPDSRAANSVDASSRREELRGRNVCDGASGAVSPSLVIPGGPAYVNGAAPPVGLAASSTVGVEAPGVFVASCEMSPLERSQFGTERIAETAAMEAPAAPCSSMSHPLRGRGLACATEDGHAERGTAPNRADTPACVCGSADSQPTSGERSADAGPAWMWNFAAPVYACLEASCTFNAHLFSPSERRDLRRLARLLALPLSESNQPGMGDEESDCAARRVRGSPAEDAAATPNLQEEPAPEGSRELSPGARLLLCRLLLQFSRTPRRELELHNFAQNGNGEGDGGAAPNTIREPDVSAGHTRSAPPAPWLRLAALLKRSKREVADPQAALRELRGAGLLGIWVSTRDLQVLDEANQRDGASACPAGDGGASCKVELPGGPCQIGASAGSISQGPLKPIKSHSDQRAAQGASQSSTVCAEATASVAGSAPFQGAAPSAGIDAREAPTGRAETGGAVTCFCKEREASCFSSHSAAAATLTDSLIAALHCLTAPELQRVVTEVEAAVSSPGAGSASSAQFADFAFSPLAARLRRLLPPNRQALRHSRGERVGPAFKRRLDCLRFLCLAAEIALASHRKAQGFDGGLLASAHWEPTLHPAPAPGGGGRTAASESLKMRKLTHFFKPASSPGSSQGQPKNSESTAAAKGNGATASSPLRQKREQPGLRDASTLQELRRAAPSDEHAPPSGHALREPAEADMGLSARTPGEGFLEMLKEILLSCVGPLASFPDADMLRAWLVAFFSFHVVHSAFLNFTTRSAPPASVLWTSRFRPGTFLCGYMAPLDGDNHAEDRELRAYEAAETARRHQAEETVFSLVSAVVAPAVTRLSGLVTYQLQLQRRQQGPAEAAQPEEDPHEADADANAVEGDAEDESEEPSELSSPAPSRRQTRSTYEEGASPERAGEQQVLGMATSSQEASRAGASTIEETGTREGGSPPDNLSTASLDLCGACGRRRASRAPRYTQLEVPPLRCVCCCCEYGRTVQPVFPSRAALFVYAAALLQKWRLAAFLWGGIAPSSPARGPEEDLTETAVLAIVAAAAETLRVHVQQQESLLYRHLSESLSKRDGEPGANAGREAPGILRRRVDEIDRPEGDTTDDGAAEDRGGTSTRRTRMRRPCLTGDTERGATGEAPAESSRLREALLAASPPSKLVRFTPHYVWAATVSHGLELLEQTKRHQQAVELLRLLLRFHDLQQHLAHCVSPGREGGLLAAWLLRAPAAGEEGASGSDRQTCAAACRPDAVGEALATDDDPAGRDAFRRFLKDALRQEPARCRALSRRAGQWYNRLMVLLKVHLKRPLEALVAAVDCLREPLGAVPLAERFEVGKRATALAKTLALAADKQVKKQLRETGRRAALAGRAGRARRPGRRAAAPDGESERDAEVGGAGDRLPTCWNDVLQRVGRPAERHGPPLPGAAPRAMPARSERERDARAAPPEDVESRDRACTEANRAGSRAAAGGSSKRRARSPRSPPEEVAAAGVCDEGAGGLLVDGRPPQATALPPWTRFFPRDVHARLLETEVHQRVIETELPHTVVYARPLEASQQSGKSSVFFGWDGQLLSVEELCLQNYAMTGDWRGFHDEGRSLRTLFRLLMLDMHMREGDVCTRGSRAQVSEPARGKPPAGEGGESRDGGSRSAELEIEALCGAGEEGRSRETIWEGSADDPVQAELSQTHRAGTSGDAHDYGEATATRQETKRRDGREKARSFVSIVFLPPADPLAPAWLPGAQAGGGEEAPQTEAYSRDAAQARETDPTLEEDGSQCAASPLPEADSAFSSLGDAVARRERQVQKQLEALGNASRREVADLAGGAVRRLFGMRVPGVSWRGPWQEREEDEEAGERPADAAGDVPRSAQSEEQASLRRTEQKPGSRTERLGDARDPHSMRPAQVSSEAVQERDADGEQSEEAAAHADPNARGGNDAAATFDTDGPSRGLRGSAGPGSDCVLAGASEPTARLQRAAEREKAREACAQFFSMLAYGIGGKGLSEAFRLLSEDFAYWGGGLPDLLLWRRPSAHPQMRSEASGSSAEYRSQEGASGDPEAEKAGSGADKASGDASPTSLGEILFAEVKGPRDRLSEKQRCWLAHLLRAGVPCEVCKVLPPSLACNDRGVGVKALSRNEKGRRTADDGAPATGEAGWKTLCVSVASSDGETVSQDADVSGSLTPSDGPQRKTAHTLGLAQESESHEGVEEELQVSQREATAVEDERTRLRSSRVSVNLQRNTKRDRTSSRSSEARQPSPGSPSKDSEKTEGGARARKTAEGPSQAHRAAPVNPSRRDEESLEETGVRLSTREGGGSNRRRASAGSRQKGQRGATAKGLPRVRVRAEWDEHEADKVEALCRRLRRKGR from the exons atGACCAGCCGGGGCTCGAGCGGAGTGAGCCGGAGGCCTGGTCGCCGTTcctttcctttcttcttgcGGAATGATCAGAAGAAATGGAACGGGCGGCCCCTTGCCAGCTCCGCGTGGGGATCGCGAGCCGCTGAACCAGGCAATGCGCAGAGCGACAGGAAAACCGACCCGCCAACACGCGGCCATCAAAGCACACTCCTGGAGTTCTTCAATCGGGGAAGTCAGCGGGCCCCGTCCGCGGCTGGTCTCATGCGTTCCTCTTCAGAGCCTGGCGAACGAACCGAGCCAGAGCCTCGCAGCAActccggcgtcggcgaggcgctgcgcgtgagaagaagcgaagcgtATGCTTGTCAGGCGACAGAGTGCTGTGTGGTAAGTCGGCACAGCGATGGAGATGCTTTCTGCGCCAACTTCGCCGTGTCAACCCACACCACCCCCCAAGGGCCCCCGGAAGTCATCCTACTttccagcgacgacgacgaggcgatcATCCCGGTCGCAGTCGACGCTCCCTGTCAACCCTCCACACAAACAAGCTCTTTCGCCGTCGATCTCTCGTGGCACGCGAATGAGGGCTCGTCGCACCCTTCGCGTGCTGCCAATGTTCGTGAAGGACCTCGAGACCCGAGACACACAACCGATCGCGGAAAACGGGTTACGCGCCCTCCGGGCGACcattcgccggcgcctgtctGCAACGAAGGCATTTCTCTATCTATGTTAGCGAGGCCGAGTCGGTCGCGCTGTACGAGCATGCCAGACAGTCGCGCAGCAAACTCTGTGGATGCTAGCTCGCGTCGAGAGGAGCTTCGAGGGAGGAATGTCTGCGACGGGGCTAGTGGCGCTGTATCGCCGTCGTTGGTCATCCCCGGCGGACCTGCCTACGTAAatggcgcagcgccgcctgtcgGTCTCGCCGCGTCAAGTACGGTCGGAGTGGAGGCGCCCGGTGTGTTCGTTGCCTCCTGCGAGATGTCGCCCCTCGAGCGCTCACAGTTCGGCACGGAAAGGATagcagagacggcggcgatgGAAgctcccgctgcgccgtgTTCCAGCATGAGTCACCCTCTGCGtgggcgaggcctcgcctgcgcgacagAGGATGGCCATGCAGAAAGAGGGACTGCGCCGAATCGTGCCGATACtcctgcgtgtgtctgcggaTCGGCTGACTCGCAGCCGACCTCCGGAGAACGCAGTGCAGATGCGGGCCCCGCGTGGATGTGGAACTTCGCGGCTCCGGTCTACGCGTGCCTCGAGGCGAGCTGCACCTTCAACGCGcatctcttctctccctccgaGAGGCGCGACCTGCGCCGTCTCGCCCGCCTGCTTGCTTTGCCGCTCAGCGAGTCAAACCAGCCGGGGATGGGtgacgaagagagcgactgcgcggccagacgcgttcgcggcagccccgctgaagacgccgcagcgacgccgaacCTGCAGGAGGAGCCCGCGCCCGAAGGATCTCGCGAGCTGTCTCCaggggcgcggctgctgctctgTCGACTGCTCCTTCAGTTTAGCCGCACCCCGCGAAGGGAACTCGAACTTCACAACTTCGCACAAAACGGcaacggcgagggcgacggcggcgcggcgccaaaCACGATTCGAGAGCCCGACGTGTCTGCGGGCCACactcgctccgcgccgccggcgccgtggCTGCGCCTTGCGGCTCTGCTGAAGAGGAGTAAGAGAGAAGTTGCGGATCCCCaggccgccctccgcgagctAAGAGGCGCCGGCCTGCTGGGGATCTGGGTCAGTACGCGCGATTTGCAGGTGCTGGACGAGGCAAATCAGAGGGATGGGGCGAGTGCATGTCCTGCGGGCGATGGAGGAGCCAGCTGCAAAGTGGAACTTCCGGGGGGGCCGTGCCAGATCGGAGCCTCAGCAGGGTCGATCAGCCAGGGCCCCTTGAAGCCCATCAAAAGTCACTCTGATCAACGCGCCGCCCAGGGAGCGTCTCAATCTAGTACTGTGTGCGCAGAGGCAACGGCGTCTGTCGCGGGCAGCGCACCGTTccaaggcgccgcgcccagcgcggGAATCGATGCACGCGAGGCTCCGACAGGAAGGGCCGAAACTGGTGGAGCGGTTACCTGCTTCtgcaaagagagagaggcctccTGTTTCTCTTCGCACAGTGCAGCGGCTGCCACTTTGACGGACAGCCTGATCGCGGCGCTTCACTGTTTGACCGCGCCCGAGCTTCAGCGCGTCGTGACGGAGGTTGAAGCCGCGGTGTCGTCTCCGGGCGCCGgttccgcctcgtctgctcAGTTTGCAGACtttgccttctcgccgctggcggcgcgccttcggcgcctgctgccgcccaACCGGCAGGCGCTGAGACACTCCCGGGGCGAGCGTGTGGGGCCGGCTTTCAAGCGCCGCCTAGACTGCCTCCGCTTTCTATGTCTGGCTGCCGAAATCGCCTTGGCTTCACACCGCAAAGCGCAGGGATTCGACGGCGGCCTCCTGGCCTCGGCGCACTGGGAGCCGACGCTTCATCCAGCACCGGCGCctggggggggcggcagaaCCGCAGCCTCTGAGTCGTTGAAAATGAGGAAACTCACTCACTTCTTCAAGCCTGCGTCCTCACCCGGGTCATCGCAAGGCCAACCCAAAAACAGCGAATCAACTGCCGCGGCAAAGGGCAACGGGGCAACAGCCTCGTCACCGCTGCGCCAGAAGAGAGAACAGCCAGGTCTGCGTGACGCAAGTACCCTACAGGAgttgcggcgcgctgcgccgtcggaTGAACATGCTCCTCCGAGCGGGCACGCGCTACGggagcctgcagaggcggacaTGGGCTTGTCCGCCCGCACACCGGGCGAAGGATTTCTTGAAATGTTGAAGGAGATTCTTTTGAGCTGCGTAGGACCGCTTGCGTCCTTCCCAGACGCAGACATgctgcgcgcgtggctggtggccttcttctcgtttCATGTCGTCCACAGCGCCTTCCTCAACTtcacgacgcgcagcgcgccgcccgcgtctgtGCTGTGGACTAGCCGCTTTCGCCCCGGCACTTTTCTGTGTGGCTATATGGCGCCTTTGGATGGCGACAACCATGCGGAAGACAGGGAGCTGCGTGCAtacgaggccgcggagacggctcGACGGCACCAAGCAGAGGAAACCGTCTTCAGCTTGGTTTCCGCCGTTGTGGCGCCCGCAGTCACGCGCCTCTCTGGACTCGTAACGTACCAGCTGCAGCTCCAAAGGCGCCAGCAAGGACCTGCGGAAGCGGCTCAGCCCGAAGAGGATCCTCACGAagcggacgcggacgccAACGCAGTTGAGGGCGACGCTGAGGACGAAAGCGAAGAACCGAGCGAGCTgagctcgccggcgccctcgcgacGGCAGACTCGTTCCACATacgaagaaggcgcttccccggagcgcgccggcgaacaGCAGGTGCTTGGCATGGCGACATCTTCTcaggaggcgtcgcgcgctggagcgagCACGATAGAGGAAACGGGAACTCGGGAGGGGGGATCGCCACCCGATAACCTATCCACCGCGAGCCTCGATCTCTGTGGCGCGtgtgggcggcgtcgcgcttcgcgcgcgcctcgataCACACAGCTGGAggttcctcctcttcggtgtgtctgctgctgctgcgagtACGGCAGGACCGTTCAGCCGGTGTTCCCGTCGCGtgccgctctcttcgtctatgccgcggcgctgctgcaaaAGTGGCGGCTAGCGGCCTTCCTCTGGGGCGGCATCGCCCCCTCGTCTCCCGCGAGAGGTCCGGAGGAAGACCTGACAGAAACCGCGGTGCTCGCCATcgtggccgccgcggctgagacGCTGCGAGTGCatgtgcagcagcaggagagcTTGCTGTACAGACACTTGAGCGAGAGTCTCTCGAAACGCGACGGAGAGCCCGGCGCAAACGCAGGACGAGAGGCTCCGGGGAtcctgaggaggcgcgttGATGAAATCGATCGCCCTGAAGGTGACACCACGGACGACGGTGCTGCCGAAGACCGAGGCGGAACCTCtacgcgccgcacgcggatGCGGCGACCGTGTCTGACAGGAGAcacagagcgaggcgcgacgggcgaGGCACCTGCGGAGTCGTCCCGTTtgagagaggcgctgctggcagcttcgccgccctccaaGCTCGTCCGGTTCACTCCGCACTACGTGTGGGCGGCGACTGTCTCTCACGGTCTCGAACTGCTTGAGCAGACAAAGCGCCACCAGCAGGCCGTGGAGCTCCTGCGGCTGCTCCTTCGTTTCCACGATTTGCAGCAGCATCTGGCGCACTGCGTTTCTCCGGGGCGTGAAGGAGGTCTCCTGGCCGCCTggctccttcgcgcgcccgcagctggCGAGGAAGGGGCCTCCGGAAGCGACCGGCAgacgtgcgcggcggcttgTCGCCCAGATGCCGTCggggaggcgctggcgactgACGATGATCCTGCAGGGCGAGACGCCTTTCGGCGTTTCCTTAAAGATGCCCTTCGGCAGGAGCCCGCACGCTGTCgcgccctctcgcggcgcgcaggccagTGGTACAACCGGCTGATGGTTTTGCTCAAAGTTCACCTCAAGCGTCCGCTAGAGGCGCTCGTGGCTGCCGTCGACTGCctgcgcgagccgctggGCGCGGTGCCTCTCGCGGAGCGCTTCGAGGTCGGCAAGCGCGCCACTGCCCTCGCCAAgaccctcgccctcgccgcggacAAGCAGGTGAAAAAGCAACTGCGGGAGACtgggcgcagagcggcgctcgctggccgcgcaggacgcgcgaggcgccccggacgcagagcggcagcccccgacggagagagcgagagggacgcggaAGTCGGCGGTGCCGGCGACAGGCTCCCAACGTGCTGGAACGACGTGCTGCAGCGTGTGGGGCGGCCGGCGGAGCGCCACggccctcctctccccggGGCGGCCCCCCGCGCGATGCCGGCGCGCTCTGAGAGAgaacgcgacgcgcgggcggctcCCCCAGAGGACGTGGAATCACGAGACCGCGCCTGCACTGAAGCGAACCGagcaggctcgcgcgcggccgccggcggaagttcgaagaggcgcgcgcgctcgccccgcTCCCCGCCAGAGGAGGTTGCCGCCGCTGGGGTGTGTGACGAGGGGGCCGGAGGCCTTCTCGTGGACGGAAGGCCGCCACAGGCGACTGCCTTGCCTCCGTGGACGCGGTTTTTTCCGCGCGATGTGCACGCGAGGCTGCTGGAGACGGAAGTGCACCAGCGGGTCATCGAGACGGAGCTGCCACACACGGTTGTCtacgcgaggccgctggagGCGAGTCAGCAGTCCGGAAAGAGCAGCGTTTTCTTCGGCTGGGACGGGCAGCTCCTCAGCGTTGAGGAGCTCTGCCTACAGAACTACGCCATGACCGGCGACTGGCGCGGCTTCCACGACGAAGGTCGGAGCCTCCGCACGCTTTTTCGTCTCCTGATGCTTGACATGCACAtgagagaaggcgacgtgtgcacgcgaggcagccgagcCCAGGTGTCGGAGCCCGCGCGAGGGAAGCCGCCGGCtggagagggcggcgagtcacgcgacggcggaagcAGATCCGCGGAGCTTGAGATCGAAGCCCTGTgcggcgcgggggaggaggggcgaagccgcgagacGATCTGGGAGGGATCCGCGGACGACCCAGTGCAAGCCGAGCTATCCCAGACGCATCGGGCGGGCACGAGCGGTGACGCACATGACTACGGGGAGGCCACCGCGACGCGACAGGAAACAAAACGGCGGGATGGACGCGAAAAAGCGAGGAGCTTCGTTTCGATTGTCTTCTTGCCGCCGGCGGAccccctcgcgcccgcgtggCTTCCTGGAGCGCAGGCagggggaggcgaagaggcgccaCAGACAGAGGCCTACTCGCGGGACGCGGCACAGGCCCGAGAGACCGACCCAACgctcgaagaagacggcagtCAGTGCGCCGCTTCTCCACTCCCGGAGGCGGACAGCGCGTTCTCGTCGCTGGGCGACGCGgtggcgaggagagagcgacaggTTCAGAAGCAGCTGGAAGCGCTGGGCAACGCGTCCAGACGCGAGGTCGCCGACCtagcaggcggcgcagtccGCCGGCTGTTTGGCATGCGCGTGCCGGGCGTAAGTTGGCGGGGGCCCtggcaagagagagaagaggacgaagaggcgggcgagcggccCGCGGACGCTGCTGGCGACGTGCCGCGGTCGGCGCAGTCCGAAGAGCAGGCGAGTCTGCGTCGAACGGAGCAGAAGCCGGGGAGTCGCACAGAACGGCTCGGGGACGCCCGCGATCCACACAGCATGAGACCCGCCCAGGTTTCGTCTGAGGCTGTACAGGAAAGAGACGCTGACGGAGAGCAGTCTGAAGAGGCGGCCGCACACGCGGATCCgaacgcccgcggcggcaatGACGCGGCGGCAACGTTCGATACAGACGGCCCTTCACGCGGACTTCGAGGCTCTGCTGGGCCGGGGAGTGATTGCGTTCTCGCAGGGGCGAGCGAACCaaccgcgcgcctccagcgcgcagcagagcgggagaaggcgagagaggcatgCGCTCAGTTTTTCTCGATGCTGGCGTATGGCATCGGAGGCAAAGGACTCAGCGAGGCgttccgccttctctctgagGACTTCGCTTACTGGGGGGGAGGCCTGCCAGACTTGCTGCTGTGGCGGCGCCCGTCTGCGCACCCGCAGATGCGAAGCGAGGCGTCCGGCTCGTCGGCCGAATACCGTAGCCAGGAAGGGGCCTCGGGGGACCCTGAGGCTGAGAAGGCCGGCTCCGGCGCTGACAAGGCGAGCGGTGATGCATCCCCAACCTCTCTAGGAGAGATCCTTTTCGCCGAAGTCAAGGGGCCCCGTGATCGTCTCTCGGAGAAGCAACG GTGTTGGCTGGCGCaccttctccgcgcgggcgTTCCCTGCGAGGTTTGCAAAGTCCTTCCcccgtcgctcgcctgcaaCGACCGCGGCGTGGGCGTCAAGGCGCTTTCGCGGAACGAAAAGGGGCGACGCACAGCGGACGACGGTGCCCCAGCGACGGGGGAAGCGGGTTGGAAgactctctgcgtctccgtggCCTCATCTGACGGCGAGACCGTCTCGCAAGACGCAGACGTGTCTGGGAGCCTCACGCCGAGCGACGGGCCGCAGCGCAAGACGGCTCACACACTGGGTCTCGCCCAAGAGTCAGAGTCTCACGAGGGGGTTGAGGAGGAGCTTCAGGTCTCCCAGAGGGAAGCAACAGCAGTTGAAGACGAGCGCACCAGGCTCAGGTCCTCACGCGTGTCCGTCAATCTCCAGAGAAACACGAAGCGCGACAGAACGAGCTCGCGCTCTTctgaggcgcggcagccgtcgCCGGGCTCTCCCTCGAAGGACTCCGAAAAAACTGAGGGGGGCGCGCGAGCAAGAAAGACTGCGGAGGGGCCTTCACAAGCGCATCGCGCTGCCCCAGTAAACCCGTCAAGACGAGACGAGGAGAGTCTGGAGGAGACTGGGGTGAGGCTCTCCACTCgggaaggcggcgggagCAACCGACGGCGAGCCTCCGCCGGATCGCGTCAGAAGGGGCAGAGAGGAGCAACAGCGAAGGGCTTGCCGCGAGTGAGAGTCAGGGCCGAGTGGGATGAGCATGAAGCAGACAAAGTCGAGGCCCTCtgccggaggctgcggagaaaGGGCAGGTGA